One window of Paludibacter propionicigenes WB4 genomic DNA carries:
- a CDS encoding phosphate ABC transporter ATP-binding protein gives MKSFLYRNPTRASWAEDYSFLNNDSKNQSDSESDKREGLGIKKSYLKVSNLNIHIHKAHILKNVNLEIPDKKITCIIGPSGCGKSTLLKTFNRLIDDTEGIRYDGSIFVDGYDIFDKKTEITEIRKKMGLLSQRPCPLPMSIYENIAFGCKMHGEHKKKKLNSIVEAQLKAVGLWEEVKDRLSSPASKLSIGQQQRLCLARGLAVEPEFILADEATSALDPISSKHIEELFVELKKDYAIILVTHTLRQALRIADHVVFMYLGEVIEAGPADEVFNNPKQELTRKYLEGAFS, from the coding sequence ATGAAATCATTCTTATACCGAAACCCCACGAGAGCAAGTTGGGCTGAAGATTACTCTTTTTTGAATAATGATTCAAAGAACCAATCTGACAGCGAAAGTGACAAAAGAGAAGGTCTCGGAATTAAAAAATCGTATTTAAAAGTAAGTAACTTAAACATCCATATTCATAAGGCTCACATTCTGAAAAATGTGAACCTGGAGATTCCGGATAAAAAAATAACCTGTATTATTGGTCCTTCGGGTTGCGGAAAATCAACCCTGCTGAAAACATTCAACCGCCTGATTGACGACACGGAAGGTATAAGATACGACGGTAGCATTTTTGTCGACGGATACGATATTTTTGACAAGAAAACCGAGATTACTGAAATCAGAAAAAAAATGGGTTTACTATCTCAGCGTCCTTGTCCGCTTCCAATGTCTATTTATGAGAATATAGCTTTTGGCTGCAAAATGCACGGTGAGCACAAGAAGAAAAAACTAAACTCCATAGTAGAAGCTCAACTTAAGGCTGTAGGGCTTTGGGAGGAGGTGAAAGACCGCTTGAGTTCACCTGCATCCAAGTTATCCATTGGTCAGCAGCAGCGTTTGTGCCTGGCCCGGGGACTAGCCGTGGAACCAGAATTTATATTGGCCGATGAGGCCACATCGGCTCTCGATCCCATTTCCAGTAAGCATATCGAAGAGTTGTTTGTGGAGCTTAAAAAAGATTACGCCATTATTTTGGTAACACATACCTTACGACAGGCTTTGCGTATTGCAGACCATGTGGTTTTTATGTATCTCGGCGAAGTTATTGAAGCCGGTCCGGCCGATGAAGTGTTCAATAACCCAAAACAAGAATTAACCCGTAAGTATCTGGAGGGAGCTTTTAGCTAG
- the pstA gene encoding phosphate ABC transporter permease PstA, which produces MKLKFIEERIAKVLMILASVAVIVFVVNIIYTIFRRGLPALNWDMISKIPAGGYYNGGGGGILNAIMGSLYIVLGSTILGLLISIPVVFYLNVYLRKDSKLAYIARLAFDVLFGIPSIVYGAFAFTIMIYLGMHTSLGGGILVITLLIIPIFIRSMDEVAQQLPRDLLDATYALGATKLETIKVVLRQIAPGIATATLLSVGRAIGDAAGVMFTAGFTDSIPTSLSQPAATLPLSVFFQLSSPNADVQDRAYSAALILIFIVLIISVAGRLITNRFSKHKI; this is translated from the coding sequence ATGAAATTAAAATTTATAGAAGAAAGAATAGCTAAAGTGCTGATGATATTGGCTTCCGTTGCTGTCATTGTCTTTGTGGTGAATATTATTTACACCATATTCCGACGTGGACTACCAGCGCTGAACTGGGATATGATAAGTAAAATTCCTGCAGGAGGATATTACAACGGTGGCGGTGGCGGTATTCTGAATGCTATCATGGGCTCGTTGTACATCGTGCTTGGCTCCACTATATTGGGTCTGCTCATTAGTATTCCGGTGGTATTTTACCTGAACGTTTACCTGAGAAAAGATTCTAAACTGGCTTATATTGCCCGGTTGGCTTTCGACGTGTTGTTTGGTATTCCATCCATTGTTTATGGAGCTTTCGCGTTTACCATCATGATTTATTTGGGTATGCATACTTCACTCGGTGGCGGTATTTTGGTTATCACGCTGCTCATTATTCCAATTTTTATCCGATCAATGGACGAAGTGGCTCAGCAATTACCCCGCGACCTGCTTGATGCTACTTATGCATTGGGAGCAACCAAGCTGGAAACTATAAAGGTAGTGCTTCGTCAGATTGCGCCCGGCATTGCTACTGCGACTTTGTTGTCAGTAGGACGTGCCATTGGCGATGCAGCCGGTGTGATGTTTACAGCCGGGTTTACCGATAGTATCCCCACTTCGTTGAGTCAACCGGCAGCTACGTTACCTCTTTCGGTATTCTTTCAGCTCAGCAGCCCGAATGCCGACGTACAGGACAGAGCTTATTCTGCGGCTTTGATTCTTATTTTCATAGTGCTTATTATCAGTGTGGCAGGACGACTAATTACAAACCGATTTTCAAAACATAAAATATAA
- the pstC gene encoding phosphate ABC transporter permease subunit PstC, translating into MNNGIKSLFTQPFGGKGIRVLKNNIAGGVMLSITVLSILLVILIGLGLYLKSVPVFENNSFWHLITSSDWKPGKGEFGFLPFIAGTLSITTIAVILALPIALLSALFLNEYSKTAVKKWVFTALDILAGIPSVVYGVWGTLFIVPWISEKLAPHFVEYSTGYTVLAGGIVLGVMILPLLISLFVEIFSAVPREYRDASLSLGATKWQTCKHVILRKTFPGILAALILAVSRAFGETIAVLMVCGNIPLLPHSLFDSCYPLPALIANNYGEMLSVPLYESVLMLAAFLLFIVVFIFNATSRAVIYRIERKFK; encoded by the coding sequence ATGAATAATGGAATTAAATCACTTTTCACACAGCCTTTTGGAGGTAAGGGGATAAGGGTTCTCAAAAATAATATCGCCGGTGGTGTGATGTTAAGTATAACGGTATTGTCAATTCTATTGGTAATTCTTATTGGTTTAGGATTATACCTGAAGTCAGTACCTGTTTTTGAAAACAATAGTTTCTGGCATTTAATTACATCTTCTGACTGGAAGCCTGGAAAAGGTGAATTTGGGTTTCTTCCATTCATTGCCGGGACATTATCGATTACAACTATAGCCGTAATACTGGCTTTGCCTATAGCTTTGCTTTCGGCCTTGTTCCTGAATGAATACTCCAAAACAGCAGTCAAAAAATGGGTTTTTACAGCTTTGGATATTTTAGCCGGAATACCTTCTGTTGTTTACGGAGTATGGGGTACATTGTTTATAGTGCCCTGGATATCGGAAAAACTGGCTCCTCATTTCGTAGAATACTCTACCGGATACACCGTGTTGGCAGGTGGTATTGTGCTTGGGGTTATGATATTGCCTTTGCTCATCAGTCTTTTTGTGGAAATATTTTCAGCAGTCCCCCGCGAGTATAGAGATGCTTCCCTTTCATTGGGTGCCACCAAATGGCAAACCTGTAAGCACGTTATTTTGCGTAAAACCTTTCCTGGAATTCTGGCTGCATTAATTCTGGCTGTATCCCGTGCATTCGGCGAAACTATTGCTGTACTTATGGTGTGCGGAAACATACCGTTGTTGCCGCATTCACTTTTCGATTCCTGTTATCCGCTGCCGGCACTGATAGCGAATAATTATGGTGAAATGCTATCTGTACCCTTGTACGAATCGGTACTGATGCTTGCAGCTTTTCTGCTTTTTATTGTTGTGTTTATTTTCAATGCAACATCGAGGGCAGTAATTTACAGAATAGAAAGGAAGTTTAAATAA
- a CDS encoding alpha/beta hydrolase: MKSKIQKRAFLLTIVLFSTGLIFASRVDTVRVESKAMHKTIKNIVVVPDGYQSTKTYPSVYLLHGAGGNFKDWVTNAPGIKELSDLYKVIIVCPDGGVTSWYYDSPVDSTYKYETFVTKELLGYVDAHYATIKDKSARAITGLSMGGHGGLYLSLRHQDLFGAGGSMSGGVDIRPFPNNWDIAKRLGTLQSQPENWEKNTIVNMLDLLKNSSLKLIIDCGVNDFFYDVNSNLHKKLLEMKYPHDYTERPGVHNWPYWKNSVKYQFLFFNEFFTRGGISKMK; encoded by the coding sequence ATGAAATCAAAAATCCAAAAAAGAGCATTTCTGCTGACAATTGTCCTGTTTTCTACGGGCTTAATTTTTGCTTCCAGAGTTGATACCGTACGCGTTGAAAGTAAAGCAATGCATAAAACCATAAAGAACATCGTGGTAGTTCCCGACGGTTATCAATCAACTAAAACTTACCCTTCGGTATATTTGCTTCACGGTGCAGGTGGTAACTTCAAAGATTGGGTAACCAATGCTCCCGGAATTAAAGAATTGTCAGACCTTTATAAAGTCATTATTGTTTGTCCCGATGGTGGTGTTACCAGTTGGTATTACGACAGTCCGGTGGACAGCACTTATAAATATGAAACCTTTGTAACAAAAGAACTGCTTGGATATGTGGATGCTCATTATGCAACCATCAAGGATAAATCGGCTCGTGCTATTACCGGATTGAGTATGGGTGGTCACGGAGGTCTTTACTTGTCTCTTCGTCATCAGGATTTATTTGGAGCAGGAGGAAGTATGAGTGGAGGTGTGGATATACGTCCTTTCCCCAACAACTGGGATATTGCCAAACGCCTTGGCACTTTGCAAAGTCAACCTGAAAACTGGGAAAAGAATACCATTGTAAATATGCTTGATTTGCTGAAAAACAGTTCACTAAAACTAATTATCGATTGTGGTGTGAATGATTTCTTTTATGACGTAAACTCCAACCTGCATAAAAAGTTACTGGAAATGAAATATCCTCACGATTATACAGAACGTCCCGGCGTTCATAACTGGCCATATTGGAAAAATTCAGTAAAATACCAGTTTCTGTTTTTTAATGAGTTCTTTACACGTGGAGGAATTTCTAAAATGAAATAG
- a CDS encoding VOC family protein, with translation MKRVTGIGGVFFKCKDPKKMTAWYQKHLGLDTNPYGATFEWYETEDRKKKAQTQWTPFSETTEYFEPSSKDFMINYRVENLEALIEELKTEGVTIVDTIETYDYGKFIHILDAEGNKVELWEPVR, from the coding sequence ATGAAAAGAGTTACAGGTATTGGAGGTGTTTTCTTCAAATGTAAAGACCCCAAAAAAATGACTGCATGGTACCAAAAGCACCTTGGACTGGACACAAACCCCTATGGTGCAACGTTTGAGTGGTACGAAACTGAGGACCGTAAAAAGAAAGCTCAAACACAATGGACACCCTTCTCCGAAACGACAGAGTATTTTGAACCTTCTTCAAAAGATTTTATGATTAATTACCGCGTTGAAAATCTGGAAGCACTTATCGAGGAATTGAAGACGGAAGGTGTAACCATTGTGGATACGATTGAAACTTATGACTATGGAAAATTTATTCATATCCTGGATGCTGAGGGGAACAAAGTAGAACTGTGGGAACCTGTTCGTTAA
- a CDS encoding putative quinol monooxygenase — MIRLNVFMSVEEVNRTKVLAAAKELTASSVKEEGCIAYDIFESATRPTVLLICETWKDNEAIVNHEKSASFIKNIAILKEFTTVKVEKFEF, encoded by the coding sequence ATGATTCGATTGAATGTATTTATGTCGGTAGAAGAAGTAAACCGCACCAAAGTATTGGCTGCTGCCAAAGAATTGACTGCTTCTTCGGTTAAAGAAGAAGGCTGTATTGCTTATGATATTTTTGAAAGCGCCACCCGTCCAACTGTGTTGCTGATTTGCGAAACATGGAAAGACAACGAAGCGATTGTGAATCACGAAAAATCAGCTTCTTTCATTAAAAATATAGCTATTCTTAAAGAGTTTACCACAGTCAAAGTCGAAAAGTTCGAATTTTGA
- a CDS encoding DEAD/DEAH box helicase codes for MRFDELPLCDAVLDGLQAMNFKEATPVQAETIPVILQKRDVIACAQTGTGKTAAFILPLLHNLQAEPLAADKVNAIIMAPTRELAQQIDQQMEGFSYFTSFSSVAVYGGNDASAWDTQRRGLQNGADVVIATPGRLLSHINLYDIDFSHVKYFILDEADRMLDMGFFDDIMQVVNRLPKDRQTIMFSATMPPKIRLLAKTILNNPVEVKIAVSRPPESIMQTAYICYEAQKHGIIRHLFAEQEATKVIIFSGSKLKVKELFKTFRQMGLSVGEMHSDLDQAQRDHVMHEFKNNRVSILVATDIVSRGIDIDDISLVINYDVPHDAEDYVHRIGRTARASAKGMSITFVSEEEQYKFKQIEDFLEKDIYKIPMPVELGEAPEYKPELHRFGHKKFASGKGKFRRNKPQK; via the coding sequence ATGAGATTTGACGAACTTCCCCTTTGCGATGCCGTGCTGGACGGATTGCAAGCCATGAATTTTAAAGAAGCCACCCCGGTACAAGCCGAAACTATCCCCGTAATTTTACAAAAACGTGATGTAATTGCTTGTGCACAAACCGGAACCGGTAAAACAGCCGCTTTTATTCTTCCGTTGCTACACAATTTACAAGCCGAGCCCCTGGCTGCCGACAAAGTGAATGCCATTATCATGGCACCTACGCGTGAATTGGCTCAGCAGATTGACCAGCAAATGGAGGGATTTTCGTACTTCACGTCTTTCTCGTCGGTGGCGGTGTATGGCGGCAACGATGCATCAGCTTGGGACACCCAACGACGTGGTTTGCAAAACGGAGCCGATGTGGTAATAGCTACTCCGGGACGCTTGCTTTCACATATCAACCTCTATGATATTGACTTTTCGCACGTAAAATATTTTATTTTGGATGAAGCTGACCGCATGCTCGACATGGGTTTCTTCGATGATATTATGCAGGTGGTAAATCGCTTACCTAAGGACAGACAAACCATCATGTTTTCGGCTACCATGCCGCCTAAAATTCGCCTGCTGGCCAAAACCATTCTGAATAATCCGGTAGAAGTGAAAATTGCCGTTTCGCGTCCGCCCGAAAGCATTATGCAGACGGCTTATATTTGCTACGAAGCACAGAAGCACGGCATTATCCGTCATTTGTTTGCCGAGCAGGAAGCCACGAAAGTGATTATTTTTTCCGGTTCAAAACTCAAGGTAAAAGAACTTTTCAAAACTTTCCGCCAAATGGGCTTGTCGGTGGGAGAGATGCACTCCGACCTGGATCAGGCGCAGCGCGACCATGTGATGCACGAATTTAAAAATAACCGCGTAAGCATTTTGGTAGCTACCGACATTGTGTCGCGTGGTATCGATATCGACGATATTTCTTTGGTAATAAACTACGATGTGCCGCACGATGCCGAAGATTATGTTCACCGAATCGGGCGTACCGCTCGCGCCAGTGCCAAGGGTATGTCCATTACCTTTGTGTCCGAAGAAGAGCAATATAAGTTCAAGCAAATAGAAGATTTTCTGGAAAAAGACATTTACAAAATACCTATGCCGGTAGAACTGGGTGAAGCCCCCGAGTATAAACCCGAATTGCACCGCTTTGGACACAAAAAATTTGCTTCGGGGAAAGGTAAATTTCGCCGCAATAAACCGCAAAAATAA
- a CDS encoding DUF6261 family protein, giving the protein MFVKNVHLNDFQNEEHYGFHTYVADLVNEFSPAFLRVDTQFNAYKQLLPDENKALDQVQKSVFTAKLDEGDRARDKPILGFFKVVKGQLHHFNPAVSAAAYGVDVINESFNGITRLPYEKETVAITKWLETIRTSSFDVNLLGAADWLNEIEAKNNAFAELKKGRFAEEDLKTNLRMKDVRNDVDDAYDAIVDRINAFITIEGDAQYAAFVNKLNNRIDSFTLTLAQRQGRNKKAAETTAK; this is encoded by the coding sequence ATGTTTGTAAAAAATGTTCATTTAAATGATTTTCAAAACGAAGAACATTATGGTTTTCACACCTATGTGGCGGATTTAGTAAATGAATTTTCGCCAGCTTTTCTGAGAGTAGATACGCAGTTTAATGCTTACAAGCAATTATTGCCCGATGAGAACAAAGCATTGGATCAGGTACAAAAAAGTGTTTTCACGGCAAAGCTTGATGAAGGCGATAGGGCGCGTGACAAACCCATTTTGGGTTTCTTTAAAGTGGTGAAAGGGCAACTACACCATTTCAATCCGGCAGTAAGCGCTGCGGCTTATGGGGTAGATGTTATTAACGAAAGTTTCAACGGCATCACCCGACTTCCGTACGAAAAAGAAACTGTGGCTATAACCAAGTGGCTGGAAACCATCAGAACTTCGTCATTCGATGTGAATCTACTCGGTGCAGCTGATTGGTTGAACGAAATTGAGGCCAAAAACAATGCTTTTGCCGAACTAAAAAAAGGTCGTTTTGCAGAAGAAGACCTCAAAACCAACTTGCGCATGAAAGATGTGCGCAACGATGTGGACGATGCCTACGATGCAATTGTAGACCGTATTAATGCTTTTATAACCATCGAAGGAGATGCTCAGTATGCCGCGTTTGTAAACAAACTGAATAACCGCATCGATAGTTTCACTCTTACCCTTGCTCAACGGCAGGGACGAAATAAAAAAGCCGCTGAAACTACAGCAAAATAA
- a CDS encoding class I SAM-dependent methyltransferase, which translates to MEPQQTMVQPDNTAVRTALWRALHVEADAAPHIIKDEIGLKLIAPPNDWKERPDMKYTTRIRASIVARARFVEDLIVEQSKRGISQYVILGAGLDTFAQRRKDIASTLQIYEIDQPDTLTWKQQRLVELGFGIPDYLHFVPVNFETTSWWTALINKGFNPNIPTVLVSTGVTLYLTKAAIVETLTTIKQMSIGSVLAVTFYLPIESIDEEDRPLMEMSIKGAKASGTPMISFFKPDEIMSLASDAGFKEAKTISTKDMEQLYFADRRDKLLPASGEVFLMATI; encoded by the coding sequence ATGGAACCACAACAAACAATGGTACAGCCGGATAATACTGCTGTACGAACAGCTTTATGGAGGGCTTTGCATGTTGAGGCAGATGCCGCACCTCATATCATTAAAGATGAAATAGGATTGAAGTTGATAGCTCCACCCAATGATTGGAAAGAGCGTCCGGATATGAAATATACAACGCGTATTCGGGCTTCTATAGTTGCTCGTGCTCGTTTTGTCGAAGATTTAATTGTTGAACAAAGCAAACGGGGAATTAGCCAGTATGTTATACTCGGAGCCGGGCTTGATACCTTTGCTCAACGCAGAAAGGACATTGCCTCAACGCTTCAAATTTATGAAATTGACCAACCCGATACATTGACATGGAAACAACAACGACTTGTTGAACTGGGTTTTGGTATTCCTGATTATCTTCATTTTGTTCCTGTCAATTTTGAAACGACTTCCTGGTGGACAGCTTTGATTAATAAGGGATTTAATCCCAATATACCTACAGTGTTGGTTTCTACAGGAGTGACATTATATCTCACCAAAGCGGCAATTGTTGAAACATTGACCACTATAAAACAAATGTCTATTGGCTCAGTTTTAGCCGTAACATTTTATCTGCCCATTGAAAGTATCGACGAAGAGGACAGACCCTTGATGGAAATGTCGATAAAAGGAGCTAAAGCATCAGGGACTCCCATGATAAGTTTTTTTAAACCGGATGAAATTATGTCTTTAGCTTCCGATGCTGGTTTTAAAGAGGCAAAAACTATTTCTACAAAAGATATGGAACAACTTTATTTTGCAGACAGAAGAGATAAACTTTTACCGGCAAGCGGAGAAGTATTCTTAATGGCAACAATCTAG